The following proteins come from a genomic window of Hevea brasiliensis isolate MT/VB/25A 57/8 unplaced genomic scaffold, ASM3005281v1 Scaf517, whole genome shotgun sequence:
- the LOC110671754 gene encoding putative glucan endo-1,3-beta-glucosidase GVI — MDRLFLVFCISACFLYNHAGAQGVGINYGLLGNNLPPPDTVIRLLNSKNIKTVRIFEPDPNVLRALGNSGIEVVLGTLNEDLQQLAENPAFATQWVNTNVIPYVPAVKIRYISAGNEVILGPLAQFVAGAIQNLDIALKASNVSVPVSTAIQFDAIGQSFPPSSGAFKNDAVGAITPVVAFLVSKQYPILANVYPYFAYASDTVNIRLDYALGTASGPVVTDGPLLYSNLFDAMVDALYAALEKVGGPALRIVVSETGWPSAGNGDVAVVPNAQVYVNNVLAHVKSAVGTPRRPGIPIETHIFALFNENLKPAGVEQNFGLYYPNMTEVYAVTF; from the exons ATGGATCGCCTCTTTCTTGTCTTCTGCATCAGTGCATGTTTCCTTTACAACCATGCAG GAGCACAAGGTGTTGGGATTAACTATGGACTACTTGGTAACAACCTTCCACCACCAGATACAGTTATTAGACTACTGAATTCTAAAAACATCAAAACAGTTCGAATTTTTGAGCCCGACCCAAATGTTTTGAGGGCCCTAGGGAATTCTGGCATTGAAGTTGTTCTTGGCACGCTCAATGAGGATTTACAGCAACTTGCTGAAAATCCAGCCTTCGCAACTCAATGGGTTAATACCAATGTTATACCTTATGTCCCTGCAGTAAAAATTAGGTATATATCTGCAGGGAATGAAGTCATTCTAGGGCCTTTGGCGCAATTTGTAGCTGGTGCCATACAAAACTTGGATATTGCTCTCAAGGCAAGTAATGTCTCCGTTCCTGTTAGCACAGCTATCCAATTTGATGCAATAGGACAATCTTTCCCACCTTCAAGTGGCGCATTTAAGAATGATGCAGTCGGCGCAATAACACCCGTTGTGGCTTTCTTGGTGTCTAAACAATACCCAATTCTAGCAAATGTGTATCCTTATTTTGCATACGCAAGTGATACTGTAAACATTCGATTAGATTACGCATTAGGAACAGCTTCTGGTCCTGTTGTTACTGATGGGCCATTGCTATACAGTAATCTTTTTGATGCTATGGTTGATGCACTATATGCTGCCCTAGAGAAAGTTGGTGGACCAGCTTTGAGAATTGTTGTTTCAGAGACTGGATGGCCAAGTGCTGGAAATGGGGACGTAGCAGTTGTTCCTAATGCTCAAGTTTATGTTAACAATGTGTTGGCTCACGTCAAATCTGCAGTGGGTACTCCTAGGAGGCCTGGAATTCCTATAGAAACTCACATATTTGCTCTCTTCAATGAAAATCTCAAGCCAGCTGGTGTTGAACAGAATTTTGGATTGTATTATCCAAATATGACTGAGGTTTATGCTGTCACTTTTTag